The Syngnathus scovelli strain Florida chromosome 7, RoL_Ssco_1.2, whole genome shotgun sequence DNA window TACAAGATGCAGAACAATCTCTCCCAAACGAAACTGCTTGGTGGAAAGGTGTCAGGGTTCGGCGCTGTCCTCCCCCGGAGCTGCAGACTACACTAGAGTTCATATTGGCGTACGTGGCGCTACGAGGTCCACCTTAACCCGTTTCCATGCCAACTACAGCGGAGTCAGTTGCACGGCAACCAGCCGCCGGTAGAGGCCCGGAGGAAGGAAGACGAAGTCAGAGGCGTGCTGCCGATTCTCAGGGTGTTGTCGTAGTTCTCGAAAAGAAATTTTAGCGCGTCTCCTCCCGACCGAGCCCAAAGACCAGTCCGCCCTTTTGTCAGAACCAGCCGTCAATCGATAGCATCGTTTCTCcgcagagagagcgagagagacactACTAACTTAATGTTTACAACCCAAAACGAGACCAACAACGCTGTGGAAAGAATGTCAAGCGACAGAGGAAGCGAGCGGACGCTTCTTTGTCGACCTACATTGAACTTTTCCGCTTACTTTTGTCTGTGACGTGAGCTCATgtactttttttgtcttcaaaccATTGCATGTGACTGTGAGAGTGTGCAATGAAACTGTGGGGGGctggacgatgatgatgatgatgatgatgatgatgaaggtaCCCTTTTCTGTGACGTCCGTCCAGCGACCGCTCGTGGACCAATGAATGCTATTCTGTGACCATGCAAAGCTGTCAAGTTTTGTTGATTTGTACATGGTCCAATAAACCATTGAAGCAAAGTCGcatttttagtcatgtgaccacAGGTAAGTGGAGGTGGTCTGGTtgcggggggggggtgggggtcgaCCGGCCCCGTTACGCAGAagggtccgtccgtccgtcctcttGACATATCCATCTACCCACAATCCTCCTGTGCACCAGAGCCATCCGATCAGCCAACATCCGCCATGACTCCACAACACGCCGGGTTCCTGCAGCCGCCCCCCTCTCCATGCCATCGGCCGAGCGGCTTCTTTCCGGCAGTTGTCGCAAAGCCTTCTGGGAAACGGAGTCCTCATTCACAGCATGGTCCGACCAACCTCCCGTCACTTTCCTCCTCCCACACTCTTCCTCCTTCCTCCTCATCCGCCAGATAAAGAAGCTCCTCCGGTGACAAGGCGCGCTCGTAGAGTGTTACCGCAGGATTTTAGAATTTGAAATATTCAACTAAAAGGTCCTCCTCATAATTATTGTCCATGAAGATGAAGGTGACACTTGCTTTTCACTGTCTCACGTCTACTAATTACCACCAAAACATTCAATATTCGCCACGTAGGTTCTTTGATTTCAGAGTGTTGGATGTGCCAAAGTTTGAAGGTCTAGCTCAAAGATCTAATTAGATACGCTGTCATTAACAaacgtttgtttttgttcaaatGCAGAGGGACGTCAAAGATTTAAGTGGAATTTTAAGATAACCACTGTTGACAGCAAAAGGTAGAAGCAATAAAACTCGATAACATCTCAAATTTGATAACAACTGACAGTGTTAAAGTGAAGTTTGAGTGTTATGAATGTTTTTGaacaaatgtcacaaaaaatcCAAAGAACAAGCAAAGTAATTTGTTGACACTCACTTTGAGATGCGATGCGttcatttttttatgtcaaGCTGTAATCACGCCCAAGTGCCTCATGGGAGCACTTTCTGCTTCCCGAATTGGCGTCAGATGCTTCTTGTTGATTCTGCAAGCACATCAACGCTCATTTAAGGTCATTTTGTTAATTTAATTCAGGGGTAACACAGTCAAATAGTGGTTAGGAGAACTGCTAAAATAATAACATGTGAAATTCAGTTATAGTCATTGAATAAAGCCATTAAACAAGCAATATAGTTTATATTAAACTCACACAAGTGGCCTTAAAAGCGCTATATTGGCAGCTAAAACCGAAGCTCACAAGTGATCTTAAAGTTGTGCAATGTAAGAAATAAAGGTGATGAGAATGTTTATAATGTGTGCTAAATATGATGTACAAATAAATGTTTGTTGTATTAAATCACTTTTCCAGTGGGTGCTTCATGTGGGCGGGACCAGCAGCAGCAAACCAAGAGCTGAAGGAAGGTAAGTTATATGTTTTAGTTCAACGATGGCGCCCCCTTTGGTGACTTACTATACGTGCACCCTGCAGAGCAATCAAGCAATAACGCTATTGCTTGAGTCACGTGACCtcgatgaagatgatgaaccTAAACTTTACCTCACCAAATTAAACCTTAACCCGAACCAAGACTGAATATAAAATAGACTAAACTTAAAGCAAGACGAGGAACAATTTGAAATAAACTAGAGCTAACAAATAAATCGAACAAATACTCAAGTGGAGACCAAACAAACGAGGACTGTACATGAGACCATGAACCAAGAAATGCATTTAAAAGGGCGTTTCTTTGTCAGTTGACGAGTGACGACACACTTTCATAATGTTACCAATTAATTTGTCATAAATATGTACAGTTAACATACAAAGTTTTGACTCAACTTACACGGCTTGTCTTCTGAACATTAGCTTAGCTAAGATGCTACGACGAACGTCATTCGTGTTGCTTTCAAAGATCAACGCACCTGTCGGCAACAGCTTGTGTGTGCATCCTGGTGATTGACGCGTTCACGAGCAGCTCGGAAATGTGTGTACTAATATGTTCGGCCAATTGAATCGTTTGAATGGCTGTAAAAGTGTTCACGTGTGTATAGATTCAATTAGATGGGGAATATTTTCAAGGTTGCAAgtgtctaataataataataataaaataataataaacactgtCCATCAGGCAGCAAAGGGGAAAACATCTCAAACTCCCACCCTTGTAACAAACAAATACACACTCACATGGTCTTTGAACTAAACCTAGACAATGTTTAAATGGAGTAACTCTTAATCAGAATGAATCTAAGACAAGTCTAAGATTTGACTGTCTGAGTGGATTAAAACAAGGCAGTAGGGTAGATAAGAATGTTTTGTCTTTGCCTGGATCCATCTGCTATGAAGGACACataaaggacacacacacaagcaaataGGTCCACACAATGGGGGTACGTGGTGAtgtggtttccatggcaacagcaGCAAGCTGCAAAGGGAGCTGCTAAGAGAACATATGTTACTCTTGActgatcacacacacacccgggTGCACAGCCTGGCAACACATTCAATGTCTGCAGGCAATCACAAATAATTCTGATTTTGAAGTCTCGGTCCCGATCCTCATTCTGGTCGTCAATCTACTGATGCTTACCCTGGTCTTGTACTTGATCATGGGTCACTTTCaatttccttgtactgctcAATTTCTATTTCCTGATTCGAGACAATTTCCTGCTTCTGATCTTTATTATGATACTGGTTAATTTCAGTCAGGCCACATTTTTGATGTTGCTTTGATATTGTTTCTAATAAAATGATTTAACATTGAACATGGCATGATTGACTCCCGCTCTTTCGTCTTCGTGTGTGCTTGAGTGTGTACTGAATGGTGGTCTGGGCCATATTCATTACAGTCAGTAAGTGAgtgggctgggggggggggggggggggggggggggcagacatAAAGAGGGGGGCTAGGGGGGAAGGCACAACATTAGTAGGCCATCAAGTTGCTGCTGCAGTAGCAGGGAACGACTATTGATGTTTGCCGCAGCCTCACGCACAAACACGGAGAACTGTTGTGTCTTCTGATGTGTTCAAAAGTGAAAAAACGAGTTCGGGTTCTTTCATGCACATAGTGGTCCACTGCACGTTTTTGGTCCAATGGGTGGGTGTAAGACATTGATGactccccccatacacacacctaCACTTTCTCACTAACACACTGGTCCTTGGCAGGTCCCCATTGCCATAGCAACGCTCCCGTTGCCGCAGGCGAGCTGCAACGATGTGCACTGCTGTTTGCAAATAAAAGAAAGTGAGAGGGAGGaatgggggaagggggggttgGCTCACCAATTCATTACCTCTATATAACAACTCCCCCACCCCTTGCCATTCCATGCATCAGCTGAGCCCAGCAAAGGCCTCAGCATCCGCTCAGCAGTCCGAACACGTCGCAGACAAACTTCCAAGCTGCATTTATTATTCATCTGCCTAAATTCGTACATGCACAGAAAAACGGCAGTCTGAAGACTTGAGTCGAAAAGCGGGACACAGTACAACTACTGTTAAACTCGGTCAATATTTAAGTCATTCATGTTTTATGGCGAGTCAGCCCAGCTTTTGTAACGGTTCAAATTTGGCAGCAATCCAACAAAATCTCAAAAATGTGTGCCATGTCCATTTATAACGGTCTCAGTGCCCGCATGAGCAGATGCTGGAGCTTTTCAGTAGTCAGGACCACACACTGGTGCAAAGACAAGGGCCAATACTCTTGACTAAAcacatgaaaacacacactGACGGGTTGAGGAACTGTGAAGCtgtagcgccccctggaggaaaAGGTGGATTCTGGTGCCACCTGCTGGCCATGCTAAGAATGAATTGAGATGTGCTTGAGAATTTTAAAACTAACGAATATGTGGGCTAAAAAAAGTACACAAGAGAGATGAAAATACACACTTATTATATTTCAACTTGATATGTGTGCATCACAGTCAAGAAGTTCTTGGTTCAATTCCTGTACAGAGTTTGCACATTCCTAAATATAAATGTAAGCAAGCGATTGATTGTGCAACTGATAATCTAGACgagctggcaaccagtccagggtgcagTGCACATGTCACCAAGAGTCAGCGGACATGGACAACATGATGAAgaataaatgtttgttttggacTCTTCTGTTTAATAAAAAAAGAGCACAATCAAAGTTCAGTCTGACCTGATGACATTTAGTCATCagctgttttgctttttttcttctttttcttcttctttgccaAGCCGTCCTCTTGGTAAAAAGCGTCCACATCCACTTCAGTCTTCACTTCCGCAATTGCCACCTCTTCCGTGTcctttttcctcctcttcctgcttTTTCTCTCGGTATGTTCCTGGGCAGGTTCCTCAACTTCCTGTTTGATCAtcacttcttcctcctcttcctctattTTAATTTCcctgtctttctttttcttcttctttctcttcCTGTCCTCAACCTGCGTCTCCTGCGATGTGGTAGGCGTCTTGCTTCCGAAGGGCTGGAATCTCTGTTTGAGTCCGGCCGGGATGGCCGGCGCGGGCGAGGTGTGGACGACGCAGGGTGGCATCTGGTCGCCCCCGTAGCTTTCACTCACACTCAGTATGCCAGAGAAGGCGGGCCCCACCGCCGGCGATGACGAATCTGTGGTGAGCAAGCGGAGATCATTGGTGCAGTGACTGGATGCCAGGATGTTGTAGACATGTTGGCCGTGGCGTTCTCCTGCGTCCGCGGCAGAAGGAAGCTTCAGCGTCTGAAACCCGGAAAGATTCACGCTCGCTCCTTGCAAACTGCGAAAGCAAAAATCAGGAATTATGCTTCACACGAGAATAGTATTCAGTTAGCATTTAGATTTTAATCACAATGATGATGCAAGAACCAGTGTGACAAAGATTTGCCTACTCACAGATTTGGGAGGGGGGCATTAGTcacgcaaaaaaataaatcttttaaGTTTCTTTGTCCATGACAGGTCATGGCATTAAAAGTAACAAATACCTTTCATAAGACGTCCTAATTTGTTGACGGTCCTTTAATTGATTTGACTATTTCTTTGGAGCTTTAATGCGACCTAAGTGAGtgaaaaatggaaaaacaaagcaATTAAAGAAGCGACAAACCATCGTGGATCAAAGTTGGCAGGGGCTTTAATAAGCCAAAGttcgctcttttttttcttcaagcggtCAATCAGCGTGCTTCGGCAAGGCTTGTGGTCGAAGCTCACGAAGTCATCGGGACACTGATACTTGCTGCTCTTTTCTGTCAAAACATAATTCAACAACTcgtaaaatacatttaaacacattttaaattcAGGAGCTATCCATGTTAAAGTGCCAACTTACCGCTTTCCTTTTGCCCTAACGACGGTTCTGCGGGCGGGTTATCCGCTTCGTCCTCGCTCGACGAGGATGAAACATCTCGAGGCATTTTAATGTTGATAAATTACATAAAAGTCTTCCATTTGCTGGGGCGCGTGTTAAAAAGGTAAATGCACATGTGCGTGTAGCCACAATTGAACTGTGACCTTAGGGTACCGCACAACCTCAGCCatgtttgtagttaaaaaatcaGACGTGTTGTATCAGTTTGCATTAAAGGTCCAACAAATAGACTACATGACCCACAATGCACCACGCCAGATTACGCATTTATGCTGCGCTTTTGCGCAAGTCATGGAAATATCGCGAGAGCGGTTATCAGAAGTTCCTGCGGCAACTATCCGACAAGCACACGTGATGCGTTGGTTTGTATTGAAAGAGCGCGACTGAATAAACTACATCGCCCATAATGCACCCCAAAGCATTAGGTAACGCtccaagcgtttttttttttttttttgcaagagcgGGTTGACAGCAGTCAAGAACAGGCCGAAGTGGGTAAACAAATTGGGTATGTGTGGAAGAAATCGTCCAAATCAACAAAGTTTTATCTCGCTTTGTATTGATAGTATGCTCGTGGTTGTTCCCAAACGTGCCTGAGACAGCTGAAAGAGAAGCTAATTAGCAAATAGCGCTCTTAACGCAACTTTTTAGATAAATAGGTTAAGTTAGCTAACGTGTGCTAGCTCGGGTTAGCCGGCTAGCTCGCCTGTCCGCTGGCTCGCTGTCCGGCCGTCATGTCATCGCCTTCCTCGTCCTCGCGGCGCCAGTGGTGTTACCTGTGCGACCTGCCCAAGATGCCCTGGACGGTGGTGTGGGACTTTAGCGAGGTGGTGTGCCGCGGCTGCGTCAACTACGAGGGCGCCAACCAGATTGAGTTTCTGATCGCTAGCGCGCGGCAGCTGAAGCGCAGCCACGGCATGCAGGACGGGAACGTCCGCTCGCCTGGACCGGGACCCTCGCCTCACAAGCACGCCGCGCCCGGCCGCGGAGAACCGGCGACAGACGGCCAGCGGTCGCATGGTGAGCGCTTTGACCGTGGTGGCAGAGGGGAGAGTGGCAACGTGGCCGCCGCTCGCGTACCGCCGAATGGGCTGCACCGCGACGGGCAGCCGCCGCAAGAAGTGAACCGCCAGAGTCCCAGTGGGAGCCGTAGACCCATGATCGGGGCGGCCATACCCCCGAATCTAGTGACTCAGAGCATAGCGGGGATCCCCCACGGGCTGCTGGCGGGCATGCCGGCGGGCCTGACTGCCAGGACGGCCCCTATGAGCAGCCCGATGATATTCCCGGCGCCGGTGCTGGCTGAGATGAACCGCCGCCAACTGGGCATTGGCATGGGCATCGCCCCCTTCATCACGCCGGAGCTCGAACGGGAGCTGAGCTCGTCCCAGCCCAAGTCGCAATCCCAGGGCCACGCCGGCTCCAGTAAGAGCGCCGGCTTGCCCTCGTCATCGGCCTCTGTTAGCCAGACAAGCCCCAAGCCAGCGTCGTCCCCGGCCAGGCAGCCGAGGCCTCTCACCGCCCGCGCCGGAGGGGAGCCGCTGTCGTCCGGCAGCTCATCCGAGGCAGCCACTACTGCCGCCGCAGCCCTGCCCCACAGCGGAGCGTCCGAACTGGGCTCCACGTCGGCCGGCAGCAGCCTGACCGGAAGCACCTTGTCCTGCACGCTGTGCCACGAGCGGCTGGAGGACACACACTTTGTACAATGTCCGTCTGTGCCAGGACACAGGTATGTATCAACCAACACACTAAGGGGTAGGCaaaagataataaaaaaaaaatgatcagcCTATTCAGAAATGCATCCTTTTCCTACAATTTCAGTCAAACTTTTCTAACATGCAAAAAGGAATGTTAATACATTTTAGCTTAGCTCTGATAAGTGATAGCGGATATTTCCAAAATACAAGTTGAAtattttgagaaaaataaagtaTAATGTTGCATTTATGTATTTACTTTGTATGTATCTACGTACAGGTTCTGCTTCCCATGCACCAGAGTGTACATCCAGAGCCGGCGGGGTGACGGTGAAGTATACTGCCCCAGCGGTGAGCGCTGTCCGTTGGACACGTCAAACAACAGCCCCCCCTGGGCATTCATGCAGGGTGAGGTGTCCACAATCCTGGGCACTGGTGTTGGGGGTGCCCCGTCAGCCGCCCCGCCGGGAGCGGGGCCCGGTGGACCAGGGGGGCCTGGCGGTGGTGCCAACGGAGCCGCGGCCCAGAGCGGCGACGTCACCGTCAAGAAGGAACGGGAGACGTGATGATGGTTTCTGTGGCAACCTGGAACAAAGGCAGGCAGGTGGAACACACAAACATGATTCTACTACTCTGTATAACCTCAGTGTGGGCCATCAAGTGCTCACTCTTATTTTCCTCACGAAAATTACGGTGCACAAACTAATTCTAGCATTGACATTGTGTGGATCGGACAAATTGTCCACTCAAAAATGGGATACCAAGGGGGATACCAAGGGTGATCCCACTCAAAGATTGAAAGACAAGATACAACTCATGGTTTCCCTGTATGGACCAGCCAAAACATCCCTTCACAAAGATTGAAAGACATGAAGACAGATGACcaatctttttttaattgccacaagatggcagcatagcactacttttgtctcaataaagc harbors:
- the irf2bp1 gene encoding interferon regulatory factor 2-binding protein 1; translated protein: MSSPSSSSRRQWCYLCDLPKMPWTVVWDFSEVVCRGCVNYEGANQIEFLIASARQLKRSHGMQDGNVRSPGPGPSPHKHAAPGRGEPATDGQRSHGERFDRGGRGESGNVAAARVPPNGLHRDGQPPQEVNRQSPSGSRRPMIGAAIPPNLVTQSIAGIPHGLLAGMPAGLTARTAPMSSPMIFPAPVLAEMNRRQLGIGMGIAPFITPELERELSSSQPKSQSQGHAGSSKSAGLPSSSASVSQTSPKPASSPARQPRPLTARAGGEPLSSGSSSEAATTAAAALPHSGASELGSTSAGSSLTGSTLSCTLCHERLEDTHFVQCPSVPGHRFCFPCTRVYIQSRRGDGEVYCPSGERCPLDTSNNSPPWAFMQGEVSTILGTGVGGAPSAAPPGAGPGGPGGPGGGANGAAAQSGDVTVKKERET
- the polr1g gene encoding DNA-directed RNA polymerase I subunit RPA34; protein product: MPRDVSSSSSEDEADNPPAEPSLGQKESEKSSKYQCPDDFVSFDHKPCRSTLIDRLKKKKSELWLIKAPANFDPRCLQGASVNLSGFQTLKLPSAADAGERHGQHVYNILASSHCTNDLRLLTTDSSSPAVGPAFSGILSVSESYGGDQMPPCVVHTSPAPAIPAGLKQRFQPFGSKTPTTSQETQVEDRKRKKKKKKDREIKIEEEEEEVMIKQEVEEPAQEHTERKSRKRRKKDTEEVAIAEVKTEVDVDAFYQEDGLAKKKKKKKKSKTADD